A single window of Balaenoptera acutorostrata chromosome X, mBalAcu1.1, whole genome shotgun sequence DNA harbors:
- the LOC130706446 gene encoding rho-related GTP-binding protein RhoG-like isoform X3, with protein MQTIKCVVVGDGAVGKTCLLISYTTNAFPEEYIPTVFDNYSAQTSVDGQIVSLNLWDTAGQEEYDRLRTLSYPQTNIFVICFSIGNPSSYANVRHKWYPEVSHHCPNVPVLLVGTKRDLRSDIETVKKLKEQSLVPTTPQQGTSLAKQVGAVKYLECSALMQDGVHEVFSEAVRAVLYPATKKNSKKCVLL; from the coding sequence ATGCAGACGATTAAATGTGTGGTTGTGGGAGATGGGGCTGTAGGTAAGACCTGCCTCCTCATCAGTTACACGACAAACGCCTTTCCCGAGGAGTATATCCCTACTGTCTTTGACAACTATAGTGCCCAGACATCTGTGGACGGCCAGATCGTCAGCCTGAACCTGTGGGACACAGCCGGCCAAGAGGAGTATGACCGACTGCGAACACTCTCCTACCCCCAGACCAATATCTTCGTCATTTGTTTCTCCATTGGCAACCCATCTTCTTATGCCAATGTTAGGCATAAGTGGTACCCAGAGGTCTCCCATCATTGCCCCAATGTACCTGTTTTGCTGGTAGGCACCAAGAGGGACCTGCGAAGTGACATTGAGACAGTGAAGAAGCTGAAGGAACAGAGCCTAGTGCCCACAACTCCTCAGCAAGGCACTTCCTTGGCTAAGCAGGTGGGGGCTGTGAAGtatctggaatgttcagccctgATGCAGGATGGGGTCCATGAGGTATTTTCAGAAGCTGTCCGGGCTGTGCTTTACCCTGCCACAAAGAAGAACAGCAAGAAGTGTGTCCTCTTATAG